DNA from Lentibacillus amyloliquefaciens:
CCCCGTTATAAGCAATAAACGAGTGTATATCCAAGTCTTCTGCAAGCTCGCTGATTTCATGAAGCGGACGGCCTGTAGCGAGAAAAATCTCGACCCCTTGTTTTTTAACTGAAGAAATGGCTTGTTTTGTCGCATCAGAGTATGTATGGTCGGATTTTAATATGGTTCCATCAATATCAAGAAATAAAATTTTATATGTCATATGTGTCTCCTCTGTCAATGTAGTTATAAAAGCATTTTAGCATAGGTGTTTATCTTTTGCGATGAAGTGGATGGCGGAATGGAGCAAGAAATAGGGGAAATGCTGAAATTCACACTGAATACGCTAAAGTTCAATACGTTTTCGCTAAAGTTCACAACTAATCTGATAAAGTTCACGCTTTCGAATAAAGAGAACCGTTCAAATGTTGGGAAGCCTACTGCATATGCAATTTTTAACAGGGGTAAAAACGCCGTCAAAGCTAAAAGCTAATTTTGAACAGGTTCATTTCAGTATCTGTTCGAATTCCCACAAGGAGTGATCAGTTGTGGCAGAAAACAAAAATGATTTGCTGGTGACTGGAGCAGAGGATGCAATGGGAAACATGAAACAGGAAATTGCTCAGGAATTTGGCGTCCGGCCCGGCGCAGATACAACTGCACGTGAAAACGGTTCTGTGGGAGGCGAAATGGTCAAGCGAATGATCAAAATCGCTGAATCAGACATGTCCAATAAACAGCAATAGGTTAAACGGAAATGTCCTGATGAAAGCCGCTCCGAGGTAATTGGAGCGGCTTATTGAATGCCGGGCTGCAAACGTAATACCTGCGTATACATTACATCTTTTGCAACATGTGCTATTGTGATAATTAAAGTGCCTGAGCATTTTCAAATAACTATTGCACACAGCCGATAAATGGCAGGGGGAGATACAGGATGAGCGATCAATTTTTACTTAATCCGGATGAGGAATGGATCGTTCTCATTAAAGAGGCAAAAGCTGTCGGGCTGACTGTTGAGGAAATCCGGGAGTTTTTAGTGACAGATGATCCAAAAAGAGTTTTTTGTTTAAATGTTCTAAATAAAGAATAACTGCAGGTCTATTGAGAACGCTTAAATAGACTTTTTTGTTTAAAAATAAATTTTAACTTCTATAAATGTAAATAATATGAGAAGATAGGGCATATATTTAAGATAGGTATGTCCATTATTCAGAAAGGGGGAGATAAGAATGGAGTTTGGAATACTGTCTTTGCTGCCTCCGGTTATCGCGATTGTTCTGGCACTCATTACCAGAAATGTTATACCTGCTTTATTTGCCGGGGTGTGGCTTGGAGCAACAATGATGTATGACTGGAATCCATTTATGGGACTATATGCAAGTTTCAATGACTTTATTATTCCGAGCGTTGGAGATCCCTGGAGTGCGACTGTCCTGATTTATTGTGGGCTATTCGGTGTCCTGATAGCCTTTTTGCAAAAAACGGGTGGTGCCCACGCGATTGCAAATGCCATTTCCAAAAAAGCCAAAACAACGAAAGGCACACTGGGTTCAACAATGTTATTTGGACTGATTGTTTTCTTCGATGATTATTTTAATGCACTGACAGTTGGCAGTGTTATGCGTTCGGTGACAGATAAGATGCGTATCTCACGCGAAAAGCTGGCATATGTGGTTGATTCAACATCAGCACCAATCAGTCTCTTGGGTCCTGTTTCCACTTGGGTTGTTTTTGTCATGGGACTGATAGGGGCTCAATATACAGAGCTGGGGATATCCGAATCAGAGTACATGACATATATTTTCACAATCCCATTTAATTTTTATGCCATTTTATCTCTTGTGCTTGTTGCTATTATCATATTCACAAAATGGGATTTCGGGCCGATGGCGAAAGCGGAGTACCGTGCGAGAACCACAGGCAAGTTAATGCGTGATGACGCAGCGCCGCCATCCGATGATGAAATGCTGAATGTTGAGGTGGCAGAAGGCTATACACCTAAAATTCGGAATATGATTGTACCGTTAGTTGTGCTGATTGGAATGATTCCACCGCTATTTCTGTGGACCGGCGGTTACCCTGAAAAGGGTTTTGTAACGGCGTTCGGGGAAGCTGATGGTGCAACATCGATTTTGATTGCTGCTTTTGTGGCTGGTATTGTAGCGCTATTGATGGGGATGCAGCAAAAGCTTTACACGTTTAAAGAGTCGATGTCACTGATTGTGAGCGGTTTTAGGAGCATGGTGCTTGTTTATATTATTTTGGCACTTGCCTGGTCAATTGGCGATGTGACGACTGAACTTGGCACAGCTGAATACCTCGTAAATTTTGCTGAACAAACAGCGTCACCTTCAGTCATACCGGTACTGATCTTCTTTATCGGTGCTATTGTCGCATTCACAACCGGAACATCATACGGAACCTTTGCAATTATGATTCCTATTGCGATGCCGATTGCTGCTTCAATGGATATATCGATGTATCTGGCTATTGCAGCTGTTTTCAGCGGCGGTGTTTTCGGGGACCATTGTTCACCAATTTCGGATACAACCATTTTGTCCTCGGCTGGTTCATCAAGTGACCACATTGATCACGTTAACACGCAGATACCATATGCAATCACTGCCGGGGTCAGCGGTGTGCTTGCTTTCTTCACTGCTGGGATGACCAAATCAAGCATATTGGGTCTTGTGATTGGTCTTGTAACACTTATTATTCTTGCCTTCATCTTGCATAAAGTGTGGGGAAAAATATTACCGAAATCATATGAAGGAAAAGCATGATAACAAAGGCGTCATTGAGCCTTTGACATGAAGAGGACTGCTGGTTTTTTGAGTAGTCCTCTTAAGTGAAACTGATGTGAAGTTTTTCTGATTGCGCACCTTTTCTGAAATCTTCTGTTTGTGCAAGCATTAAATTGACTTTGTCTTTCCGAATCGATAAACTAATATATAGTTCATAAAGATATGTTGAGGTGATTTCATGTTTAGCTTAGCCTTGGTGATGGGCATTTCGGTACTTGTTGTCATTATGATTATTAATATTATAGTCACCGTGGCATCTTCCGGCGGCTATGGCATTTACATACCGGCGGCTGCAGTAGCTGGTATCGGCGGCATTTTGGTGACCATTTCAGCCTTTGCCAATATTGAAGTGATCGGCTTAGGTCTTGGGGGATGGGGCGGTGCCAGCTTGTTTGCTGCTGCGGTCGCATTCATTACGACATCAATTGTTGAAACCTATAGACATGCACAAGCGTAGAATACAGTTTGAAAAGATATCTGCCTGATTGAAAGGGCAGATATCTTTTGATTTCAGCCGAAGAGCGGGTATGCACGGAAAACGCGATTTCAACGAGGGTAAATAGAGCTATCCTGCGTTTGAGCCAGACGTCAGTTTGCAGTGTCTATACATATGCCAGTCGAGTTAAATCAGATAGGTCTTTCCATCACTTTGTTTGACTTTTCCTTCTTTCATTAATCTGCCGAGCGCACGTTTGAAAGCCGCTTTGCTAATGCTGAACGTCCCGCGGATATCTTCAGGATCGCTTTTATCGCTAAAATGCATGAGGCCATCATTTTGCTCAAGATAATTTAGAATCGCGTCCGCATCTTCATGCATACCCTCTTGTTTAAGTGGTCTGAGAGAGACATTTAACGTGCCTTCTTCCTTTACGTCAATAATGCGTCCTTCCACCCATTCACCGAGGCGCGGTTCTTGTTTGCGCTCAGTATGGTGGATGAATCCGCGATAACTGTTTTTTGAAATCATGGCCGAACCTTCTTTGTTGGTGTGATATATCCGGCCGTTTATAGACTGATTCAGGAGATCAGTCGATGCAAGATTCCAATGCTCCTCGAAAATTTGTTCTGTTGCAGGCGTTGCCCTTAACCGGTTTTTCTTGTCGGCAGTCAGAGTGACAAACAACATGTCGCCTTCGACTGGCCAAACGCTTTCAAATAATGGAAGATCATCTTGTGAAACGAGCATTTCTTTTTCAATTCCGATGTCAACGAAAACACCTAGCCCGGAGACGACATCAACGACTTCAGCCCAGTCAAATTCATCCACTTGGACTAAGGGGTGAGTTGTTGTCGCCAAAATAGCGCCCTTTCTATCATTATAGAGAAACACATCAGCTTTCTCGCCTTTCGTCAGTTTCGTTTCGGCCGCCTCATTAGGCAAAAATACATCGTTTTGTAGAATATATCCCGCTTCTGTCTGCCGAATCACTTGCATTGTCTGAACTGCTCCAATTTTCATTTTCATGCCTTCTTTCCTGATATGTATTGGAAAAGGGGTACCCTTATTATGAAGAGTACCCCTTTGTTTACTAAAGTAACACATAAGCTTTCATTTTATTGCCCCGAATGATTACTCGGGTGGAAAATATCATTTTCAGAGGCTGTTCAAAAAGTCCGGTAACAATGACACATCGAATTTCTTCGTTGGCTTGTTTCTCCGTTGCTCATGTATCTAAAGGCATACATTCCGCTACTCGAAACTGCGCCGCCTCGAAATTCTCGGTCCTTGTTATCCTCCTTTTTGAACACGCATTTTCATCGATTTTCCTTTACCGCGGTCTATGTTCCACTGGTGTTTTCTAAACTTAAGCAACGTCAGCCCTTCCTGCTCTGACGTCCTTGCGACCCCGAAGCCGCGCCAGTGAGAATAAGCATCTTCAAAAACGAACTAGCAGAATGCCAGAAATGACGACTTATTTTACTTCCGATTAAGTTACTTTACTACATTACTCAATGATTGTCAACTGCTGGCGCACTCTTTGATTGAGTGATAGACTGATATAGTGAATCTTTAATTAGTTACAGGGAATTTAATGATCATCTTTAATGGAGATGTTTTTATGGCTATATTCTTTCAGGTCGTATTGCCGATTATGGCAGTATTTGGGGCAGGATTTGTCTTGCAGCGCATCCGGGTTCTTGATGTGAAGTCGCTTGCAGCTGCATCGATTTATATCTTTCTGCCTGCTTTGGTGTTTACAAATTTATATGAAGCGAGCTTCAATCAAGGTTATACTGTAATCGTCATTTATGCTTTTCTGTTATTATTTTTAATGATCGTTTTGATAAAAATATGTGCGAGGGTTTTCAAATGGACCGAATCGGTAGAAAGTGGTTCAATCCTGACAACGGCGTTTATGAATGGCGGCAATTATGGCGTGCCGGTCATTTTGTTCAGCATCGGTGAAGAGGCTATGCCATATGCTATCTTTTTAATGGTACTTCAGACGATGATCATGAATGTGTTCGGTGTTTACTATGCTTCGCGCAGCACCAGTGGCTTCCTGCGCGCATTAAAAACAATTTTCAAGATGCCTGCAACGTATGCGGCAGTTTTGGGGATTGGATTTCAGGCAATGTCGGTCAGCATACCTGAATCCGTCTATTCAACGTTGACTATGCTGGGTAATGCGGCCATTCCATTAATGATGGTGATTTTGGGTATGCAGCTTGCTTCAATTACGTCGCTGAAATTCGATTGGCAGGTTATTTTGTCAGCTTCCATAACACGAATGGTCATTTCGCCTCTTTTTGCATTGCTGTTTATTTGGCTTGTGCCGGTTGAACCTGTCATTGGTGCAGTGATTGTCATTGTGGCTGCAATGCCGAGTGCGGCAACGACAACGATGTATGCGATTGAGTTTGATTCGGAACCTGACCTTGTTTCGAGTATCACGCTTGTCACGACACTTGTCAGTATTATAACAGTCACCGTTTTGCTTAACATCATCACGTAACGTGCCTTACATGTTTTCCGGTTCAACTGTCAGGGAAAGCTGTGGTTAACCAATGATTGCTTGAAAGGATGAACTATATGTTAAGAACGATTTTGATGGTGATTGGTGCAATTGTAGTCATAGGCTGGATTATTTCAATACTGTAATCGGTATCTAATAAAAGCGATCAAGCCATGACGCGAAGCTTAATAATTAAATTATATTAACAATGCCCAATAAAATGAGAAGGAATGGAGGCAGCAAGGTTAATTG
Protein-coding regions in this window:
- a CDS encoding alpha/beta-type small acid-soluble spore protein, with translation MAENKNDLLVTGAEDAMGNMKQEIAQEFGVRPGADTTARENGSVGGEMVKRMIKIAESDMSNKQQ
- a CDS encoding anti-repressor SinI family protein, translating into MSDQFLLNPDEEWIVLIKEAKAVGLTVEEIREFLVTDDPKRVFCLNVLNKE
- a CDS encoding Na+/H+ antiporter NhaC family protein; translation: MEFGILSLLPPVIAIVLALITRNVIPALFAGVWLGATMMYDWNPFMGLYASFNDFIIPSVGDPWSATVLIYCGLFGVLIAFLQKTGGAHAIANAISKKAKTTKGTLGSTMLFGLIVFFDDYFNALTVGSVMRSVTDKMRISREKLAYVVDSTSAPISLLGPVSTWVVFVMGLIGAQYTELGISESEYMTYIFTIPFNFYAILSLVLVAIIIFTKWDFGPMAKAEYRARTTGKLMRDDAAPPSDDEMLNVEVAEGYTPKIRNMIVPLVVLIGMIPPLFLWTGGYPEKGFVTAFGEADGATSILIAAFVAGIVALLMGMQQKLYTFKESMSLIVSGFRSMVLVYIILALAWSIGDVTTELGTAEYLVNFAEQTASPSVIPVLIFFIGAIVAFTTGTSYGTFAIMIPIAMPIAASMDISMYLAIAAVFSGGVFGDHCSPISDTTILSSAGSSSDHIDHVNTQIPYAITAGVSGVLAFFTAGMTKSSILGLVIGLVTLIILAFILHKVWGKILPKSYEGKA
- a CDS encoding S1 RNA-binding domain-containing protein, translating into MKIGAVQTMQVIRQTEAGYILQNDVFLPNEAAETKLTKGEKADVFLYNDRKGAILATTTHPLVQVDEFDWAEVVDVVSGLGVFVDIGIEKEMLVSQDDLPLFESVWPVEGDMLFVTLTADKKNRLRATPATEQIFEEHWNLASTDLLNQSINGRIYHTNKEGSAMISKNSYRGFIHHTERKQEPRLGEWVEGRIIDVKEEGTLNVSLRPLKQEGMHEDADAILNYLEQNDGLMHFSDKSDPEDIRGTFSISKAAFKRALGRLMKEGKVKQSDGKTYLI
- a CDS encoding AEC family transporter, which codes for MAIFFQVVLPIMAVFGAGFVLQRIRVLDVKSLAAASIYIFLPALVFTNLYEASFNQGYTVIVIYAFLLLFLMIVLIKICARVFKWTESVESGSILTTAFMNGGNYGVPVILFSIGEEAMPYAIFLMVLQTMIMNVFGVYYASRSTSGFLRALKTIFKMPATYAAVLGIGFQAMSVSIPESVYSTLTMLGNAAIPLMMVILGMQLASITSLKFDWQVILSASITRMVISPLFALLFIWLVPVEPVIGAVIVIVAAMPSAATTTMYAIEFDSEPDLVSSITLVTTLVSIITVTVLLNIIT